The Phalacrocorax carbo chromosome 2, bPhaCar2.1, whole genome shotgun sequence region ATATGTTCAAACATGGcttatttttttgaaacaagATTTTGAAACAGAGTTTACATCGCTTAGTTGGAAAGGCTTCCAGAAGATAGCTGGTTATTCTGAACGTTGTCATTTCAGAGCAGGTTCGTATTTGCCTTTAAGTACTGTATACATTGTTTTCTTGACAGAAATTCCTGCATTTCCACTTGAAAGGACAGGCTGTTCCTGTCATGTTGTGTTCCACCAAAGCATGTTGTGAAACTCTAATAGACCCAATTTTACTACCGATTTGTCCTGTGTTCTCATCAGCCATGCCTTCCTTTAGGGAGAGGAGGTTCTCCAGAACTGGGACTGTTACCAGTTTTACATCCTTCAGACATCACGGTTCTGGGTACGTTATTTTTCATATGTGGTAATAAAGTTTAAATTACAGTCCTGAGCTGTTGGGTGACACTTAAAGGAAGGAGCAGCTGCAATTTCGTTACAtcagccctctcctgctgtAGAGCAGACTGCATTCCTCCCTGAAACATCTCATGCAGGGGAGCTACCGATGTCAAACTATACACACAGCCTTGAAGAGAGCTGTTAGTTTTGTGCATGGGTTCAGCGGGGTTTGATTTCTACAAGGACCCAGTGTTGCAGAGCGTTTTCCTGACATGTGCAAGATGCAGCGTTTTCACTGTACTTTGGAGAGCAGCCTTTTGAAATTTCATGTCCTTAAAGAGAAGGAGCAAAGCTGTGGGGGAGTCCAAGTCTTGCCAGTGCCTCAGATACCTGGCATTTGCTGTGAACCTTCAAACAGCCTTTACAAAGATGTAATTTCTGTGGGGCAGCCACCAGGCCAATGACATTCAGAGCACTTGTTTTTGAAGTACCACTGTGGTATACAGGTGCCGGGCCACAGGAACTCCCTGCCTTTTTCTCTTGGCAAGGGCCATTTCCAGCCCTCAGTAGGTAGGGAGAAAGTAAAACAATTTCCTTCCATTAGATGCGATGATAGGAAAAGGGCTGGGATGTCCCTGAAGCAGTAGTTCGCAGGTTATGAACTCCTCTTTCCTTTGCAGTGATGAGCTGTGCTGAGACACTGTTGAAGTGGGGGATGTTGGCGTTTCAGATCTAATCCTTCAGCGCAGAAGTGGGCACAGGAATCCTGAAATGCTTCTGAGGTGTGATCGATAGCATTGCCGTTTTTCATAACTCATTTTGTTGCATATCCCCAGTTGTAGGAATCTGTGACATAAAGAGAGGCAGCTACACATGGAGTTATAATGGCATCGAACTGCAGCAGGTTAGAAAGAAGCACAGAATTAGTGTATTTGCAAAAATCCTTTGAGTTTAATGATGTTGGCTGCTGATGGTTTTACTTTGACAGACTTAAAATACTCTCTAGTGACTTTGAAGGTGAAAGACTGATGACCTTCCTTGAAAGTGAAAGTCTCCTTGGAGAGTTTAAAAAGCGTGTGTGCAACGTATGAGGAGTTCTCCCAAATATAATCTGCATTTCAGAATATGACCCAATCCATTTTCCTTGGTGATCTAAGAGGTGATTTCAATGTACATGTTGAGAAATCTAAGCTTTAATTATGTAAGACAAGATAGCTGTAATAATCCTCATCCTTGTAGAATTCAGTTTTGGGCAACCTGTCCTGAATTAAGGACAACAGATACCGTGAACAGAGTCCAGAAATCCAGCTCGCTGAGCGTGGAGTTGCGAGGACTGAGGGAGTAACAGAATTGCAGATTTATGGCAAGAAGTTTGCCCTTAGGACCAGACTTTGCACTAATAGATCGTCTTCTACCAAAGGATCTCAAGGCCTTTTACAGATTTTGATGCTTTGGGCTCCCTGACATCCTTGTCGATTAAGACTGGTTTTAACCTCATTTTACTAGCAGGATATGTTAGTTATTTTATATagtgtactgggtctggcttCTTTAACCGACAACATATAGACACATGGAAAATCCACAGCAGCTGGAACAAGAATCTCTCTATATTTGGTCTTACACTTCAGTATCTGATGAGACATCACAACTGATACATCATAAGACCACGTATGGAAGAAATCTAAGTAAGCTCCTTTCATaggcttctctctctctcagagGAAACAGAGCTCCTCTAAACATGAGCCTCGTTTCTTAGCACAGAAAATAACTGGCCCAAACTAAAACACCATAAAAGAAGAGTCTTTAACCACTGGCacagctgggctgctgctggctggaagACGTGGGACGTGAACTCCAGGGCGCAGTGCAGGCACCggcaccagcctctggaggGGATGCTGTCAAGTACAAATAAAATAGCCTTGAAAACCTCCCTGGCAACCAAGTTAtgggagatttaaaaaaatcatgtaaaaTCGATCTCAAGTCAGGGAGGATCTACAAAAAGGGAACTGGAGTACTGGATGCACATTTCGCCTGTAAGTTCTGGGCTGTACGTCCGTTTTccattattttgaaatgttgtcTTTAATGGGTGCATGTTCTGGTGGGCAGGGAGGATTCCAGATGGAAACCTGGGTTTATAAAATGGGGAGAGCATTCATGTTAGTGATTTGGAGGAAGATTTGCTATCCATTGTACTTTTGTCCCTCTGAGAcccctctgcctctccccttccctcaccAGAGACACCCACCCACCCGTACAAAGGCCGTCTCTCCAGGTGAGGCCCCAGCCCAGGCTCGGCTGACAGTGCCTGCTGCAGAAAGAGGTGGGGCTGCCACCGCCACAGCTCCCTCCCGCCCTTCCCACTGACCTGAgttaatgctgctgctgctgctttgccagAGTCGTCCCCGTGCAGCGTAATCCCAGCGTCCTCGGAGcatccagcagctgctgggcacTTGCAGCCCGTTTgggaatttctttctttttctccaagtGACTGACTACTGTTGTTTCACGGCTACTGTTTTTCATCTCATCACAGAAACACTGTAAGTATAATTTCTGCTGTGGCTCTTTAGTTACTGCCTTTGTGAAACTCATCTGTCTTGTACCGAATAGTAGGAGTTATTAGTTTAAAGACTCTGTGAGGCTTCTTGTGGTCCCTGCTCCTGTTTGAGCTATTAAAATGGACCCATAGCATTTTAGTTTTTACTTggattaaaatatgaaatttaaaaaactcCAAATGTTGGTGGCTTCCTGGCTGCCGTATTCCTACTTCGTAGCTGATTTGCTAGCGTGTCCTTCCTCTAAATGCTGGTGCCTAAGGGAAGTGGAAGTGAGAGGAGAAGCATTTCCACCCCTGCTTGTTTGCTGGACCCAGTTTTCTAACACattggtttaaccccagccagcaactaattcccacacagccgcttgctcgctcccccagggtgggctgggggagagaatcagaagtgtaaaagtgagaaaacttctgggctgagataaagacagttcaataggtaaagcaaaaactgtgcacacaagcaaagcaaaacaggggATTCATtcgctccttcccatgggcatgCAGGagttcagccgtctccaggaaagcagggctccatcacatgtaacaggtacttgggaagacaaactccATCATTCTGAacatccccccaccccttccttcttccctcagctttttattgctgagcacaacaTCGtacggtgtgggatatccctttggtcagttgggctcagctgtcccagctgtgccccctcccagctcccgcacccccagcctgctcgccggtggggtggggtgagtggcaggaaaggccttgactctgtctaagcactgctcagcagtaacaaagacatccctgtgttaccatcactgttttcagcacaaaagcaaacttagcctcatactagctactatgaagaaaactaactctatcgcagcccaaaccagcacatcTAACAACCCAAGGAAGAGAAACTTCAATGCATATGAATAAGCTCTCAGGATGCTGAGGCAGGTAATCCTGCCTGCTGAAATATAGCTAGCAAGTGAAGTTTCAGAAAGGATTTAGGTGGGGGGATACCTGTCTGTCTCAATCCCTTGAGTCCTGACGGTGAGGTAAAGGAATACCTGAGTTTAGGGACCTCAGGTGGCTGCAGCAGTGTAATGGCacattcaaattaaaaatcatCCCAGAACCCTGAGGCCCCGGCAAAAGGGTCTATTTCAAGCTGTCCTGTTTCCTGACCCAGCTTGGTATGACTGTGAAATCCATGGTGTCACCTCAACCCTGTCTTCTTATAGAGAGTTCACATATATGTTATATTACCTGGGGATTATCCTCTCTTTAATTGCATCACCAGGAGTTGCAGACAGGATGTCAGTGTATTAACACTTTGAAGACATCATAGACTAACTTTTCATATTGCCAGTTCCCAAAGATATCCTGAGTGGGAGAGCACAATTGCAGTTCTGGCCAAgtattttttacataaaaagtaCTGGGAATATACATCTCCTGTCTTCTGAGAGTCTCTTTCTTCAGACTTCTTCCTGCGGTCACTtgtctttgtttgtttgtttgttttcccatttaCGTTTGCTCTCCCACTGCGCTTTATCTTGATAGGGaggactgagaaaaaaaattaccagttTTTTTAGTAACGTTCTGCCTAAACCTGCTTTGAACATATGGAATAAGCATCACAGgaaaactgcagctttcccagaAGGAATCCATGTGTAATAATGACTGTAGCATTTGAAGTTCTCATTATGCCTCCTGTATTATTACTCTTTCCATCTCCAGTTCTCCAGATAGTGTCTGTATTTTGCATATATGCTACAATAACTGTGCCAAAAGTTTGCTTAATTTTCTAACAGAAGCCAGAAAGGAATATGCCTTTTTCTGGTCTTGCAACAGCTACTGAATGAGTTCGTAACCTGCCTACGCTCATCCAATACAGTGTAATAGTCTGATTTACTGTTCCCTCATCACAACCTTTCTGAGTTAGACTGTTGCATGAAAGACAGCTATTTATAACTCTGTTACTTTTttgcaataattaaaaatagaatacCACTTGGATTCTTTCAGCATCTGCTATTAATCTGATTTTACTGATAATCTAAGCACACGAGTTGAAGGGAGTAAGTCTTGAGCTCAAGGCTCAGTTCTGACATAGGCTATGATCATTTAAAACTTTCTGTTTCAGGTGTTCATGTTCTAAACAGCATTAACAATTTCTAGGTGCAAACCTAGCTCCAGGGTACATTGACCGGTATTTATTCCATGGTTTGATAAGAAATATTGTTCTGTAAGAATTAAGTATTATGCAGAGCCACAAATCATCTCTTGATGTATCCTTGAAAGTTATGTGAGAATGAACTACATAATGGCAGAATCACTGTGATTTTTATACACTTTCTTTCAGGTATCTTCCTGGAGTATGGAATTTGTATGGAAAAGAAGGTGGTATCTTCAGCTGGGCTGTATATTGATAATGAATTTGGTTTATGCTGATCTAGACTATCAGAAAGAAACTCCTCCAAGCCTGGGTCAGATTGACCATCAGTGCTGGGAGGTGTCATCCCATGGGCTGGTGGAAATGAAGAAACTCAAGGTAGAAGATACGGTCATTGCTCTCTGGGACTTCATGATGTTCCTAAAGGAATCCCCTAAGCCCAAGCACAATGAACTCTTCAATGATTTAGCCCAGATCTTCTGGGATATGTATGTAGACTGTGTGCTCTCAAGATCCCATGGAATGGGCAGAAGACAATTAATATCTCCCAAATATTCTTCCACATACTCACATAGAACTTTAGAAGGTAACTACAGGATGTGGTGTTAGTCTGTTACGTACTAACATTAAATTGAACCACTGTTTCATCCTCGTCCTTGATTGTCTAGACAACTCAGTATAGTCATTTCCAGTTTTCTGTCTCTCCTCATCAAAAGCATCTTTCAATGGTAGCTACTTTCACCATAAGTGAGCCAGAAGTAGGCAGGGTActacatttctatatttaacAAGGTGCAAAAGACGTTGGGTATGCATGTGGG contains the following coding sequences:
- the FAM237B gene encoding protein FAM237B, encoding MEFVWKRRWYLQLGCILIMNLVYADLDYQKETPPSLGQIDHQCWEVSSHGLVEMKKLKVEDTVIALWDFMMFLKESPKPKHNELFNDLAQIFWDMYVDCVLSRSHGMGRRQLISPKYSSTYSHRTLEGNYRMWC